One segment of Desulfolucanica intricata DNA contains the following:
- a CDS encoding acetyl-CoA C-acetyltransferase, with product MRETVIVSAARTPFGKFGGGLKDLKSTKLGGIAIAEAVKRAGIDGTAIDKVIMGQVLQGGVGQIPSRQATRAAGLPWEVPSITVNKVCSSGIISIAMADQMIRAGDADILVAGGMESMSQAPYFLPKTRWGARMGDFKVIDLMVHDGLWCAFYNVHMAMHGGGVAAEYGITREDMDRWAARSQQRAGEAIKAGKLVDEIVPVSVPQKKGEPKIIDTDEGPRPETTYETLAKLPPVFDPNGPITAGNAPSVNDGAAAVVVMSKEKAKELGLKPLATILGHAEVSADAPYIATVPGLSTNKLLQKVGMTIDQIDLIENNEAFAAVPLVSGKITGWDFDKVNVNGGAVAFGHPIGASGARILMTLIYELRRRGGGYGIATICSGAAQGDAMLVKVE from the coding sequence ATGCGAGAAACAGTAATCGTCAGTGCAGCCAGAACACCGTTTGGCAAATTTGGCGGGGGATTAAAAGATTTAAAATCGACTAAATTAGGTGGAATTGCAATAGCTGAAGCTGTAAAAAGAGCAGGTATAGACGGTACAGCTATTGACAAAGTTATCATGGGGCAGGTTTTACAAGGAGGCGTGGGACAAATTCCTTCCCGTCAAGCTACCAGAGCAGCTGGACTACCATGGGAAGTTCCTTCGATAACTGTAAATAAAGTTTGTTCCTCCGGTATTATTAGCATTGCTATGGCTGATCAAATGATTCGGGCAGGTGATGCAGACATCTTAGTTGCCGGTGGTATGGAAAGCATGAGTCAAGCCCCGTATTTTCTCCCTAAAACCCGCTGGGGTGCCAGAATGGGGGATTTTAAAGTTATTGACCTAATGGTTCATGATGGCCTGTGGTGTGCTTTTTATAATGTTCATATGGCTATGCACGGCGGAGGAGTAGCTGCTGAATACGGAATTACCCGCGAAGACATGGACAGATGGGCTGCTCGAAGTCAGCAGCGCGCCGGTGAGGCAATTAAAGCAGGTAAACTTGTAGACGAAATTGTTCCTGTCAGCGTTCCACAAAAGAAGGGCGAACCTAAAATAATAGATACGGATGAAGGCCCGCGTCCGGAAACTACTTATGAAACTCTGGCTAAGCTGCCTCCGGTTTTCGATCCCAACGGCCCCATTACCGCCGGTAACGCACCAAGTGTTAACGACGGTGCCGCAGCGGTAGTTGTAATGTCCAAGGAAAAAGCAAAAGAACTGGGCCTAAAGCCGCTGGCAACAATTTTGGGCCACGCAGAAGTTTCCGCGGATGCTCCTTATATTGCTACCGTTCCGGGACTTTCCACAAACAAGCTCTTACAAAAGGTTGGTATGACCATTGACCAAATTGATTTAATTGAAAACAACGAAGCTTTTGCCGCAGTTCCTTTAGTAAGCGGCAAAATTACCGGCTGGGATTTTGATAAAGTTAACGTTAACGGTGGTGCTGTAGCCTTTGGTCACCCAATCGGCGCATCCGGTGCACGGATCCTTATGACACTTATTTACGAACTGCGTCGTCGTGGCGGCGGGTATGGTATTGCCACAATT